The Rhinoderma darwinii isolate aRhiDar2 chromosome 8, aRhiDar2.hap1, whole genome shotgun sequence genome has a window encoding:
- the LOC142658563 gene encoding uncharacterized protein LOC142658563, with the protein MTHTGHVVNQKVCSSSPPRRSRSLLVPLVRQRCPVRLMYKMQLRSLLLLFCALFSGYGGIPLPCKQDTICLKHYNEDTVDRLTIGCRNLSVDLGKNGDFLDRNVSRNPDSNCITWKSGILLDCTVTETDHKGAKRNAAFTYNCTQAVDRLTAPTSPPVTPTLSAVRYSIVYTRHHMYNIPAVIVVFVFLTFHDHSHRIDLRGSPISGDNPAADVSSHE; encoded by the exons ATGACACACACAGGCCATGTGGTTAATCAGAAAGTTTGTAGCTCCTCCCCCCCCCGGCGCTCTAGAAGTTTGTTAGTCCCTCTAGTCCGTCAGAGGTGTCCTGTGCGTCTCATGTACAAAATGCAGCTGAGGTCCCTGCTGCTGCTGTTCTGCGCCCTCTTCAGTGGATACG GTGGGATCCCTTTGCCCTGCAAGCAGGACACAATATGTCTGAAACATTACAACGAGGATACGGTCGACCGTCTCACAATCGGATGCAGAAACCTGAGTGTTGACTTGGGGAAGAATGGAGATTTCCTTGATCGCAACGTTTCTCGCAATCCCGACAGTAACTGCATCACCTGGAAGTCTGGGATTCTGTTAGATTGTACTGTGACAGAAACTGACCACAAGGGGGCGAAAAGGAACGCGGCCTTCACTTATAATTGTACACAAG ccgttgACAGATTGACCGCTCCGACCTCCCCACCGGTCACCCCGACACTGTCCGCTGTGCGCTATTCCATTGTCTACacaa GACATCACATGTACAATATCCCTGCAGTGATTGTTGTCTTCGTCTTCCTG ACTTTCCATGATCACTCACATAGGATAGATCTGCGGGGCTCGCCAATCTCAGGAGACAACCCAGCAGCGGACGTGTCATCCCATGAATAG